From the Rhodococcus sp. NBC_00297 genome, one window contains:
- a CDS encoding EamA family transporter gives MTTRDRLLGLIVVVVWGLNFLAIRAGLDQFPPFFFAALRFAVIAVPVVLFVRRPTVPVRWLLLYGTGFGLLQFAFLFAAMNAGMPTGLASLVLQSSAPFTVVLGALLLREKVGPRQWIGIGIAVGGMILIGWDRAHNATLLPVLLTLLAGLSWAFGNLGNRLATRASRPASGVPVEPMRLMLWMTVVPPLPMFALSAVVEGPTTGWTAIGDVVSAGQFSGLIGLAYIVVIGTIAGSGLWTVLISRYPAGVVAPFSLLVPVVGIGASWLVLDETPSVLSLVGAAVVIGGCTWGLSRSPRSATTTPTEPRIVTPPSGATVG, from the coding sequence ATGACCACTCGCGACCGCCTGCTCGGACTGATCGTCGTGGTGGTCTGGGGACTGAACTTCCTCGCCATCCGCGCCGGGCTCGACCAGTTCCCGCCGTTCTTCTTCGCTGCCCTGCGGTTCGCGGTGATCGCCGTTCCGGTCGTCCTCTTCGTCCGCCGACCGACCGTGCCGGTGCGCTGGCTCCTGCTGTACGGCACGGGTTTCGGCCTCCTGCAGTTCGCGTTCCTCTTCGCCGCGATGAACGCCGGCATGCCCACCGGCCTGGCCTCGCTGGTGCTCCAGTCGTCGGCGCCGTTCACCGTCGTTCTCGGCGCGCTGCTGCTGCGGGAGAAGGTCGGGCCGCGCCAGTGGATCGGGATCGGCATCGCCGTCGGGGGCATGATCCTCATCGGGTGGGATCGCGCCCACAACGCCACCCTCCTGCCCGTGCTGCTGACGCTGCTGGCAGGCCTCAGCTGGGCCTTCGGCAATCTCGGAAACCGATTGGCGACACGAGCATCTCGACCGGCCTCCGGCGTTCCCGTCGAGCCGATGCGACTCATGCTGTGGATGACGGTGGTTCCCCCGCTGCCGATGTTCGCGTTGTCGGCCGTCGTCGAGGGTCCGACCACGGGATGGACCGCCATCGGCGACGTGGTGTCGGCCGGGCAGTTCTCCGGGTTGATCGGGCTCGCCTACATCGTGGTCATCGGCACGATCGCCGGCTCGGGACTGTGGACCGTCCTGATCAGCCGCTACCCCGCCGGCGTCGTCGCGCCGTTCTCGTTGCTGGTCCCGGTCGTCGGCATCGGTGCGTCCTGGCTCGTGCTCGACGAGACGCCGAGCGTCCTCTCCCTCGTCGGTGCGGCCGTCGTGATCGGCGGCTGCACGTGGGGTCTGAGCCGCTCGCCGCGATCCGCGACGACCACACCGACCGAGCCCCGGATCGTGACTCCCCCGTCCGGAGCCACCGTCGGTTAG
- the leuA gene encoding 2-isopropylmalate synthase, whose amino-acid sequence MSPADAFVSGSRTVTTPTKPAPADQPSWNTQKNSSMPTFRYRSFAEEVEPLTLPDRTWPDKVIDRAPQWCAVDLRDGNQALIDPMSPARKRRMFELLVRMGYKEIEVGFPSASQTDFDFVREIIEDGAIPDDVTIQVLTQCRPELIERTFVACEGARSVIVHFYNSTSILQRRVVFRADRDAIEKIATDGARKVLEEATKFPDTHWRYEYSPESYTGTELEYAKKVCDAVTEIIAPTPENPMILNLPATVEMATPNVYADSIEWMHRNLERRDSIVLSLHPHNDRGTGVAAAELGYQAGADRIEGCLFGNGERTGNVCLVTLGLNLFTRGVDPQIDFSNIDEIRRTVEYCNQLPVHERHPYGGDLVYTAFSGSHQDAVNKGLDAMKVSADEQDQDVDDVLWQVPYLPVDPKDVGRTYEAVIRVNSQSGKGGVAYIMKSDHGLVLPRRLQIEFSSAVQRVTDGEGGEVSPKAMWDVFSEEYLAPIVPLERIRQRVTAAEEDGGIDSISAIVKVDGAEQEITGDGNGPLAAFVDALGSIGYDVSVLDYSEHAMSAGDDAQAAAYVEAAVRLPGGGETIVWGVGIATSITTASLRAVVSAVNRAARSGA is encoded by the coding sequence ATGTCACCCGCCGACGCTTTCGTATCCGGCTCACGCACGGTCACTACCCCCACCAAGCCTGCGCCCGCCGATCAGCCCTCGTGGAACACCCAGAAGAACTCGTCGATGCCGACGTTCCGGTACCGGTCGTTCGCCGAGGAGGTCGAACCGCTCACCCTCCCCGACCGCACCTGGCCGGACAAGGTCATCGATCGCGCACCCCAGTGGTGCGCCGTGGACCTGCGTGACGGCAACCAGGCACTCATCGACCCGATGAGCCCCGCGCGCAAGCGCCGCATGTTCGAACTGCTGGTTCGTATGGGCTACAAGGAGATCGAGGTCGGTTTCCCGTCCGCGAGCCAGACCGACTTCGACTTCGTCCGCGAGATCATCGAGGACGGTGCGATTCCCGACGACGTCACCATCCAGGTGCTCACCCAGTGCCGGCCGGAACTGATCGAGCGCACGTTCGTCGCGTGCGAGGGCGCCCGCAGCGTCATCGTCCACTTCTACAACTCCACGTCGATCCTGCAGCGCCGCGTGGTCTTCCGCGCGGACCGCGACGCCATCGAGAAGATCGCGACCGACGGTGCCCGCAAGGTGCTCGAGGAGGCGACGAAGTTCCCCGACACGCACTGGCGCTACGAGTACTCGCCCGAGTCCTACACCGGCACGGAGCTCGAGTACGCCAAGAAGGTCTGTGACGCGGTCACCGAGATCATCGCTCCCACACCGGAGAACCCGATGATCCTGAACCTGCCCGCGACCGTCGAGATGGCGACCCCCAATGTCTACGCCGACTCCATCGAGTGGATGCACCGCAATCTCGAACGTCGCGACTCGATCGTGCTGAGCCTGCACCCGCACAACGACCGCGGGACCGGCGTCGCCGCAGCCGAACTGGGCTACCAGGCCGGCGCCGACCGCATCGAGGGCTGCCTCTTCGGCAACGGTGAGCGCACCGGCAACGTCTGCCTGGTCACGCTGGGCCTCAATCTCTTCACTCGCGGAGTCGACCCGCAGATCGACTTCTCCAACATCGACGAGATCCGACGCACCGTCGAGTACTGCAACCAGCTGCCCGTCCACGAGCGCCACCCGTACGGCGGCGACCTGGTCTACACCGCGTTCTCCGGCAGCCACCAGGACGCCGTGAACAAGGGCCTCGACGCGATGAAAGTGTCTGCGGACGAACAGGATCAGGACGTCGACGACGTGCTGTGGCAGGTTCCGTACCTGCCCGTCGACCCCAAGGACGTCGGCCGCACGTACGAGGCCGTGATCCGCGTCAACTCGCAGTCCGGCAAGGGCGGCGTCGCTTACATCATGAAGTCGGACCACGGTCTGGTGCTGCCGCGCCGACTGCAGATCGAGTTCTCCTCGGCCGTGCAGCGCGTCACCGACGGCGAGGGCGGCGAAGTATCGCCCAAGGCCATGTGGGACGTGTTCTCCGAGGAGTACCTGGCCCCGATCGTTCCCCTCGAGCGCATCCGGCAGCGCGTCACCGCGGCCGAGGAGGACGGCGGGATCGACTCGATCTCCGCGATCGTCAAGGTCGACGGCGCCGAGCAGGAGATCACGGGCGACGGCAACGGTCCACTCGCCGCCTTCGTCGACGCGCTGGGCTCCATCGGGTACGACGTCAGCGTCCTCGACTACTCCGAGCACGCCATGTCCGCCGGCGACGACGCCCAGGCCGCGGCCTACGTCGAGGCGGCCGTGCGGCTGCCCGGCGGCGGCGAGACCATCGTGTGGGGTGTCGGTATCGCCACCTCCATCACCACGGCATCACTGCGCGCCGTGGTCTCGGCCGTGAACCGGGCGGCACGATCCGGGGCGTAG
- a CDS encoding LysR family transcriptional regulator — protein MNVDRLRVLRALADRGTVAAAADALSMTPSAVSQQLKVLAREAGVALLEPDGRRVRLTAAGRALLPHADDVLAALDRASEEMASYRGSARGTVRLALFPSGAALLLPGVLGRLTEAGVDVDARDEDVPASAVPALLADYDVVLTHRDERAPSIASERVEVRSLMREPIDLVLPPGHPLAERDAVDIEDLADERWISVRGGFPVDDVLLSIATVTGVAPRVNLRINDFRLMEELVAHGHGIALMPRHASTHPGVTQRRLAGVRAARIYDLATRPRAAERPAVRAVVDAFAARVAEVTA, from the coding sequence ATGAATGTCGACCGGTTGCGCGTCTTGCGGGCGCTGGCGGATCGCGGCACTGTCGCCGCGGCCGCCGACGCGCTGTCGATGACACCGTCCGCGGTGTCGCAGCAGCTCAAGGTGTTGGCGAGGGAGGCGGGCGTCGCCCTGCTCGAACCCGACGGGCGCCGCGTGCGGCTCACCGCGGCGGGACGCGCGCTGCTTCCTCACGCCGACGACGTGCTCGCCGCCCTCGACCGGGCGTCGGAGGAGATGGCGTCGTACCGCGGCAGCGCACGCGGAACCGTTCGACTGGCGCTCTTCCCCTCGGGCGCCGCACTGTTGCTGCCGGGGGTTCTGGGCCGGCTCACCGAGGCGGGTGTGGATGTCGACGCCCGGGACGAGGACGTGCCTGCGTCGGCCGTGCCGGCGTTGCTCGCGGACTACGACGTGGTGCTGACGCATCGGGACGAGCGCGCACCGAGCATCGCGTCCGAGCGGGTGGAGGTGCGTTCACTGATGCGCGAGCCCATCGACCTGGTGCTGCCGCCGGGGCACCCGCTGGCGGAGCGTGATGCCGTCGACATCGAGGATCTGGCGGACGAGCGGTGGATCAGTGTCCGCGGAGGGTTCCCGGTGGACGACGTGCTGCTCTCCATCGCGACGGTCACCGGGGTGGCGCCGCGAGTCAATCTGCGGATCAACGACTTCCGGCTCATGGAGGAGCTGGTGGCCCACGGCCACGGGATCGCGCTGATGCCGCGCCACGCCTCGACGCACCCGGGTGTCACGCAACGCCGGTTGGCCGGGGTGCGCGCGGCCCGCATCTACGACCTGGCGACACGACCCCGCGCCGCGGAGCGTCCGGCCGTGCGGGCCGTGGTGGACGCGTTCGCGGCGCGGGTCGCGGAGGTCACTGCGTGA
- a CDS encoding type 1 glutamine amidotransferase: MSDFRIGLVLPDVMGTYGDSGNALVLRQRMLMRGLDAEIVSITLADPVPESLDVYVLGGAEDSAQRLATKHLARYPGLQRAAERGAPVLAICAAIQVLGEWYETSSGERVDGVSMLNVTTAPQETRSIGEVITRPVSDRLTQTLTGFENHRGGTTLGPDAAPFARVEHGIGNGVGDGNEGVVQGSVIGTYMHGPALARNPELADHLLETALGHSLEPLHLADVEQLRTERLRR, translated from the coding sequence GTGTCTGATTTCCGTATCGGGCTCGTCCTGCCCGACGTCATGGGCACGTACGGCGACAGCGGCAACGCGCTCGTCCTGCGCCAGCGCATGCTGATGCGCGGACTCGACGCCGAGATCGTGTCGATCACCCTCGCCGATCCGGTGCCCGAGTCCCTCGACGTCTACGTGCTCGGCGGAGCGGAGGACTCGGCGCAGCGACTCGCGACGAAGCACCTCGCGCGCTACCCCGGACTGCAGCGCGCCGCCGAGCGCGGTGCACCGGTGCTCGCCATCTGCGCGGCGATCCAGGTGCTGGGCGAGTGGTACGAGACGAGCTCCGGCGAACGCGTCGACGGTGTCTCGATGCTGAACGTCACCACGGCGCCGCAGGAGACCCGGTCGATCGGTGAGGTCATCACCCGCCCGGTGTCTGACCGCTTGACCCAGACGCTGACCGGCTTCGAGAACCACCGCGGCGGTACGACTCTCGGTCCCGATGCCGCACCGTTCGCGCGCGTCGAGCACGGCATCGGCAACGGTGTCGGCGACGGCAACGAGGGCGTCGTGCAGGGCTCGGTGATCGGCACCTACATGCACGGACCGGCGCTGGCCCGCAATCCCGAACTGGCGGACCATCTGCTCGAGACAGCTCTGGGTCACTCCCTCGAGCCGCTGCACCTGGCCGACGTCGAGCAGCTGCGCACCGAGCGTCTGCGCCGCTAG
- a CDS encoding aspartate kinase, translated as MALVVQKYGGSSVATAERIRRVAERIVETKRKGHDVVVVVSAMGDTTDELLDLAQQVCPAPPAREMDMLLTSGERISNALVAMAIHSLGAEARSFTGSQAGVVTTSVHGNAKIIDVTPGRVRDALDEGSIVLVAGFQGVSQDSKDVTTLGRGGSDTTAVALAAALNADVCEIYTDVDGIFTADPRIVPDARHLEKVSFEEMLEMAACGAKVLMLRCVEYARRYNVPVHVRSSYTTKPGTIVSGSMEDIPVEEAILTGVAHDRSEAKVTVVGLSDQPGFAAKVFRAVADAEINIDMVLQNVSRIDTGKTDITFTCPKADGPTAVEKLTKLQGEIGFTKVLYDDHIGKVSLIGAGMKSHPGVTATFCEALADAGINIDLISTSEIRISVLTKDSELDEAVRVLHAAFGLGGDEIAVVHGGTGR; from the coding sequence GTGGCACTCGTCGTTCAGAAGTACGGAGGATCCTCGGTGGCGACCGCCGAGCGGATCCGGCGCGTCGCTGAACGGATCGTCGAGACCAAGCGCAAGGGCCACGACGTGGTCGTGGTCGTCTCCGCGATGGGAGACACCACCGACGAACTGCTCGACCTCGCGCAGCAGGTGTGCCCCGCGCCGCCCGCGCGCGAGATGGACATGCTGCTCACGTCGGGCGAACGCATCTCCAACGCGCTCGTCGCCATGGCCATCCACTCCCTCGGCGCCGAGGCCCGATCCTTCACGGGATCGCAGGCCGGCGTCGTCACCACCAGCGTGCACGGCAACGCCAAGATCATCGACGTGACGCCCGGGCGCGTCCGCGACGCACTCGACGAGGGCTCGATCGTCCTCGTCGCCGGTTTCCAGGGCGTCAGCCAGGACAGCAAGGACGTGACGACGCTCGGGCGCGGTGGGTCGGACACCACCGCCGTCGCGCTCGCCGCCGCGCTGAACGCCGACGTCTGCGAGATCTACACCGACGTCGACGGCATCTTCACCGCCGACCCACGGATCGTTCCCGACGCCCGTCACCTCGAGAAGGTTTCTTTCGAGGAGATGCTCGAGATGGCGGCGTGCGGCGCCAAGGTCCTGATGCTGCGGTGCGTGGAATACGCCCGCCGCTACAACGTTCCCGTCCACGTCCGCTCGTCGTACACCACCAAGCCAGGGACCATCGTGTCCGGATCCATGGAGGACATTCCAGTGGAAGAAGCCATTCTGACCGGTGTCGCGCACGACCGGAGCGAAGCGAAGGTCACGGTCGTCGGCCTGTCCGATCAGCCGGGCTTCGCCGCCAAGGTCTTCCGGGCCGTCGCGGACGCCGAGATCAACATCGACATGGTGCTGCAGAACGTCTCGCGCATCGACACCGGCAAGACCGACATCACGTTCACGTGCCCCAAGGCCGACGGACCCACCGCGGTGGAGAAGCTGACCAAGCTGCAGGGCGAGATCGGCTTCACCAAGGTGCTCTACGACGACCACATCGGCAAGGTCTCGCTCATCGGCGCCGGCATGAAGTCGCACCCCGGCGTCACCGCGACGTTCTGTGAAGCGCTCGCCGACGCGGGCATCAACATCGACCTCATCAGCACCTCGGAGATCCGTATCTCCGTGCTGACCAAGGACTCCGAGCTCGACGAGGCCGTGCGCGTGCTGCACGCCGCCTTCGGCCTCGGCGGCGACGAGATCGCCGTCGTGCACGGCGGAACCGGAAGGTAG
- a CDS encoding FUSC family protein translates to MTAPDPSALPPRPRRRRLFVAVPSVGPRWPGGLRAALAFGVPALALLALGFPTEALLTAAGGFAVVYGEGRPFRSRWSVVLWAGLALVLSATVGGLVGQYGDPRNSVVGAVLVVVVLTVLGTVATFVVDALRLGPPGAFFFVLTCAIATIVPQSGVTAWVNSACVALGALWALVVSMAPALRDASKPERDAVAAAERSVTVFGEARTAGDPAVGARHRAAVAVDRAWAALHDAGIPARRIDDPLVLRLRRVHLDFARIIGDAPLDPEHASDTVHVTPDHTPSVPMSRPTIRFRLLRALHVDSHATTTALRVFCASAASGAIAVVAGLGRPDWAVIGAVLVLQQGLDRPRGTVRALHRLVGTAVGVVLFAVVFSLSPSGFVLVLLLMALQFLIELVIARNYGIAVMFITPLALLIGGASHPGAQAWPLATERLVETCIGVLCALASMWVVARHAHRRCLLWCDGRVLDACRRTADLLRTVTPTHPDAMTARRDVQFELVGAAFAAEHAVSDDREWTSARWESHLRVDAAGYDLLSACWRTADGAMLAEPERWADVAPRP, encoded by the coding sequence GTGACAGCCCCGGACCCGTCCGCTCTACCGCCTCGTCCTCGGCGCCGACGACTCTTCGTCGCGGTGCCGTCGGTGGGGCCGCGCTGGCCCGGCGGCCTCCGCGCCGCGCTCGCGTTCGGTGTTCCGGCACTCGCGCTGCTCGCGCTCGGTTTTCCCACCGAGGCCCTGCTGACCGCGGCAGGCGGGTTCGCCGTCGTCTACGGCGAGGGCCGGCCGTTCCGGTCCCGCTGGTCGGTCGTCCTGTGGGCCGGTCTCGCGCTCGTGCTGTCCGCCACCGTCGGCGGCCTCGTGGGCCAGTACGGCGACCCGCGGAACTCCGTGGTGGGCGCCGTCCTCGTCGTCGTGGTGCTCACCGTCCTGGGCACCGTCGCGACCTTCGTGGTGGATGCGCTCCGTCTCGGACCGCCCGGTGCCTTCTTCTTCGTCCTGACCTGCGCGATCGCCACCATCGTCCCGCAGAGCGGGGTGACGGCGTGGGTCAACTCCGCCTGCGTCGCGCTCGGAGCGCTGTGGGCCCTGGTCGTGTCGATGGCACCGGCACTGCGCGACGCGTCGAAACCGGAACGCGACGCCGTGGCAGCCGCCGAGCGGAGCGTGACCGTCTTCGGTGAGGCGCGCACCGCGGGCGATCCCGCGGTCGGTGCCCGGCACCGCGCCGCCGTCGCGGTCGATCGCGCCTGGGCCGCGCTGCACGACGCCGGGATCCCGGCTCGCCGGATCGACGATCCGCTGGTCCTGCGACTACGGAGGGTCCACCTCGACTTCGCGCGCATCATCGGCGACGCACCGCTCGATCCCGAGCACGCGTCGGACACCGTGCACGTCACTCCGGATCACACGCCCTCCGTCCCGATGTCGCGCCCGACGATCAGGTTCCGGCTGCTCCGGGCCCTGCACGTCGATTCCCACGCCACCACCACGGCGCTCCGCGTCTTCTGCGCATCCGCGGCCTCGGGCGCGATCGCCGTCGTCGCCGGACTCGGGCGGCCCGACTGGGCTGTCATCGGCGCGGTCCTCGTGCTGCAACAGGGCCTCGACCGACCACGAGGTACCGTCCGCGCCCTGCACCGCCTGGTGGGCACGGCCGTCGGAGTGGTGCTCTTCGCCGTCGTCTTCTCACTGTCACCGAGCGGGTTCGTGCTGGTCCTGCTGCTGATGGCACTGCAGTTCCTCATCGAACTGGTCATCGCTCGGAACTACGGCATCGCCGTCATGTTCATCACGCCCCTGGCGCTGCTCATCGGCGGCGCGTCCCATCCGGGTGCGCAGGCGTGGCCGCTCGCGACCGAACGTCTCGTCGAGACGTGCATCGGTGTGCTGTGCGCGCTGGCGTCGATGTGGGTGGTCGCTCGACACGCTCATCGGCGGTGCCTGCTCTGGTGCGACGGGCGCGTTCTCGACGCCTGTCGCCGGACGGCAGATCTGCTGCGCACCGTGACACCCACCCATCCGGACGCCATGACCGCGCGGCGAGACGTGCAGTTCGAGCTCGTCGGCGCCGCCTTCGCCGCCGAGCACGCCGTCAGCGACGACCGGGAGTGGACGTCGGCGAGGTGGGAGTCGCACCTGCGAGTCGACGCGGCCGGGTACGACCTCCTGTCCGCCTGCTGGCGCACCGCAGACGGCGCCATGCTGGCGGAACCGGAGCGGTGGGCGGACGTGGCACCGCGCCCGTGA
- a CDS encoding Mur ligase family protein — translation MIDSSRRHLGARGRLALSAASAAAWASQKAGRGKGSMIGGLVALKIDPALMSRLGANRRTAVITGTNGKSTTTRMTAAALATLGEVATQADGANMDAGIVAALNSRRTAPLAALEVDELHVPHVCDAVNPEVLVLLNLSRDQLDRVGEINMIERKLRAGIVAHPDTVVVANCDDVLMTSAAYDAPRTVWVAAGGGWVGDSVSCPRTGEPIEWNGTHWRSTGLLESGREFSRPEPQWWLDDENLYGPDGLVLPMSLTLPGRANRGNAAQAVAAAVTMGADPAQAVAAVSAVDEVAGRYSSIQYGSHTVRMLLAKNPAGWQEALSMIDPAADGLVIAVNGQVPDGEDLSWLWDVRFEHFENTTVVAAGERATDLGVRLTYAGADHTVVPNPLRAIASCPPGRVEVLANYTAFRDLGRALARETAKEAPGV, via the coding sequence ATGATCGACAGCAGCAGACGGCACCTCGGAGCCCGCGGACGCCTGGCACTGTCGGCGGCCTCCGCGGCCGCGTGGGCCTCGCAGAAGGCCGGTCGCGGCAAGGGATCGATGATCGGCGGTCTCGTCGCGCTGAAGATCGACCCGGCCCTCATGTCGCGCCTGGGCGCGAATCGACGCACGGCCGTCATCACCGGTACCAACGGCAAGTCGACCACCACCCGGATGACTGCGGCGGCGCTCGCGACACTGGGCGAGGTGGCGACGCAGGCCGACGGCGCCAACATGGACGCGGGCATCGTCGCCGCGCTGAACTCACGGCGCACCGCGCCGCTGGCGGCCCTCGAGGTCGACGAGCTGCACGTCCCGCACGTGTGCGACGCCGTGAACCCCGAGGTCCTGGTGTTGCTGAACCTCAGCCGCGATCAGCTCGACCGCGTCGGCGAGATCAACATGATCGAGCGCAAGCTCCGCGCGGGAATCGTCGCCCATCCCGACACCGTCGTCGTCGCCAACTGCGACGACGTGCTGATGACGTCCGCGGCGTACGACGCTCCGCGGACCGTGTGGGTGGCCGCCGGCGGCGGGTGGGTCGGCGACTCGGTCAGCTGCCCCCGCACCGGGGAACCCATCGAGTGGAACGGCACGCACTGGCGCAGCACAGGTCTGCTGGAGAGCGGGCGGGAGTTCTCGCGGCCGGAGCCGCAGTGGTGGCTCGACGACGAGAACCTGTACGGCCCGGACGGTCTCGTGCTCCCCATGAGTTTGACGCTGCCCGGCCGGGCCAACCGCGGAAACGCGGCGCAGGCCGTCGCTGCCGCGGTCACGATGGGCGCCGATCCCGCGCAGGCCGTCGCCGCGGTGTCCGCGGTCGACGAGGTGGCGGGCCGCTACAGCTCGATCCAGTACGGATCCCACACCGTGCGCATGCTGCTGGCCAAGAACCCCGCCGGATGGCAGGAAGCACTGTCGATGATCGACCCGGCCGCCGACGGCCTGGTGATCGCCGTCAACGGCCAGGTGCCCGACGGCGAGGACCTGTCGTGGCTGTGGGACGTGCGGTTCGAGCACTTCGAGAACACCACGGTGGTGGCGGCCGGTGAACGTGCGACCGACCTGGGAGTTCGCCTGACGTACGCCGGAGCCGACCACACCGTGGTGCCGAACCCGTTGCGGGCCATCGCCTCCTGCCCACCCGGGCGCGTGGAGGTCCTGGCGAACTACACGGCCTTCCGTGACCTCGGCCGGGCGCTGGCGCGCGAGACCGCGAAGGAGGCACCCGGTGTCTGA
- a CDS encoding aspartate-semialdehyde dehydrogenase, whose protein sequence is MTTNFTGLHIGVVGATGQVGAVMRTLLAERKFPVASIRFFASARSAGKTLPWGDGEITVEDASTADPTGLDIALFSAGATMSREQAPRFAAAGVTVIDNSSAWRKDPDVPLVVSEVNPEATKNLVKGIIANPNCTTMAAMPVLKVLHDEAGLQRLIVSSYQAVSGSGLAGVEELATQARAVVADAEKLVHDGSAVAYPDPTVYTAPIAFNVLPLAGSLVDDGSGETDEDQKLRNESRKILGLPDLLVSGTCVRVPVFTGHSLSMNAEFANPLSVERATELLSSAPGVRVVAVPTPLQAAGADESLVGRIRQDPGVPDGRGLALFVSGDNLRKGAALNTIQIAELFVR, encoded by the coding sequence ATGACCACGAATTTCACCGGCCTCCACATCGGAGTCGTCGGCGCGACCGGCCAGGTCGGCGCCGTCATGCGAACCTTGTTGGCGGAGCGTAAGTTTCCCGTCGCCTCGATCCGTTTCTTCGCGTCCGCCCGGTCCGCCGGCAAGACCCTGCCGTGGGGCGACGGCGAGATCACCGTGGAGGACGCGTCCACCGCGGATCCCACCGGGCTCGACATCGCGCTGTTCTCGGCCGGCGCCACCATGTCCCGCGAGCAGGCGCCGCGCTTCGCCGCCGCCGGCGTCACCGTCATCGACAACTCCTCCGCGTGGCGCAAGGATCCCGACGTCCCGCTCGTGGTCAGCGAGGTGAACCCCGAGGCGACGAAGAATCTCGTCAAGGGCATCATCGCGAACCCCAACTGCACCACCATGGCGGCGATGCCGGTGCTCAAGGTGCTGCACGACGAGGCCGGGCTGCAGCGGCTCATCGTCTCGAGCTACCAGGCAGTGTCCGGCAGCGGTCTCGCCGGTGTCGAGGAACTGGCGACGCAGGCGCGCGCCGTGGTGGCCGACGCCGAGAAGCTGGTGCACGACGGCAGCGCCGTCGCGTACCCCGATCCGACGGTCTACACCGCGCCGATCGCGTTCAACGTCCTGCCGCTCGCGGGCTCTCTCGTCGACGACGGAAGCGGCGAGACGGACGAGGACCAGAAGCTGCGCAACGAGTCCCGCAAGATCCTGGGTCTGCCGGACCTGCTGGTGAGCGGCACGTGCGTCCGCGTTCCCGTGTTCACCGGCCACTCGCTGTCGATGAACGCGGAGTTCGCGAACCCGCTGTCCGTGGAACGGGCGACGGAACTGTTGTCGTCGGCTCCCGGCGTGCGCGTGGTGGCCGTGCCGACGCCTCTGCAGGCGGCCGGCGCCGACGAGTCGCTCGTCGGACGCATCCGGCAGGATCCCGGTGTGCCGGACGGTCGCGGACTCGCGCTGTTCGTGTCCGGCGACAACCTGCGCAAGGGTGCTGCCCTCAACACGATTCAGATCGCCGAACTCTTCGTTCGGTAG
- a CDS encoding iron-siderophore ABC transporter substrate-binding protein — translation MFGRRSTVLATLLAATALVASACSTDATAEDAADSTRTVTHARGDTEVPSSPLRVVTLEPVQLDTSVALGVVPVGTSVLSEATGVPPYLGDEASRIETVGTVAEPRVEAIAALQPDLILGTETRHSELYERLSAIAPTVFMASQSDPWQDNVRLVGRALGRDAEPLLGKYDARCDEIADRFDTAGSTAQLIRPRNEELTLYGPLSFAGSTLECAGFTTPPRPEWSNEISVDVSPELATEARADLVVVTSATPDDPASMPTPVTSNTTAFPNPHLVDQSYWITGVGPRGGQAVLDDIERILGAS, via the coding sequence GTGTTCGGAAGAAGAAGTACTGTCCTGGCGACCCTGCTCGCCGCGACGGCCCTCGTGGCCTCGGCGTGTTCGACCGATGCGACAGCCGAGGACGCCGCGGACAGCACCCGGACCGTGACCCATGCGCGCGGGGACACGGAGGTGCCCTCGTCGCCGTTGCGAGTCGTCACTCTCGAACCCGTCCAGCTCGACACGAGTGTCGCGCTCGGCGTCGTTCCGGTGGGCACGTCGGTGCTGAGCGAGGCGACGGGGGTGCCCCCGTATCTGGGCGACGAGGCGTCGCGCATCGAGACCGTCGGCACCGTCGCGGAGCCTCGCGTCGAGGCCATCGCGGCTCTGCAGCCGGACCTGATCCTGGGAACGGAGACGCGCCACTCGGAGCTGTACGAGCGGTTGTCCGCGATCGCTCCGACGGTGTTCATGGCGTCGCAGAGCGACCCGTGGCAGGACAACGTCCGCCTCGTCGGGCGCGCCCTCGGACGTGACGCGGAGCCGTTGCTGGGCAAGTACGACGCGCGGTGCGACGAGATCGCCGACAGGTTCGACACCGCCGGGTCGACGGCGCAGCTCATCCGGCCACGCAACGAGGAGCTCACGCTCTACGGACCGCTGTCCTTCGCGGGCAGCACCCTCGAGTGCGCCGGGTTCACCACGCCGCCCCGCCCGGAGTGGTCGAACGAGATCAGTGTCGACGTCTCCCCCGAACTGGCGACGGAGGCCCGCGCCGATCTCGTGGTCGTGACGTCGGCAACACCGGACGATCCGGCGTCGATGCCCACGCCCGTCACGTCGAACACGACGGCGTTCCCGAATCCGCACCTCGTCGACCAGTCGTACTGGATCACCGGCGTGGGACCTCGCGGCGGACAGGCCGTGCTCGACGACATCGAACGGATCCTCGGGGCGTCCTGA